A single Bufo bufo chromosome 6, aBufBuf1.1, whole genome shotgun sequence DNA region contains:
- the LOC121003095 gene encoding uncharacterized protein LOC121003095 isoform X1 has translation MERKRLRVDGIPTDIPAGRAKDKLTIHFLRSRNGGGELESIDIIQGNPTYAIVTFEDDEVVQRVLRIEDHILQVNDKIYNLVVSEVTVKLELEEVFQKLSLTVNYKNFPESCRSLLKNLKQTRKAVKFDFDEKFMMCTISGPYTEIQTLAQEILSKLEVGHTNLQQISSDTRRKAKSDRLKNSEPQDLPQHLHQRSVPPYGSADEVRYIPQTESLEQLQEPFVWDSDIFKYIQKFHNLEYQEILNRYHVRAVDESAEEITTIYLQPVKVGKNHLADLRSARSKLMGLYQGLELLLRKEQIDKRDVYEDQDFRVLLRDLQKLFPMLLCHDDDRYLYLIGNGVDVAQGKQHISDLKLKVDRPSSYVDTQLKVSGTVTMSEGVSHSLSPNYKHESKVGSRIAASFSGPTTHSSYGTKSHIDEKYLISNSPLLDREREPPYDRTSLRSEITSALLKNEDFSLSQAEEKSESKTMPSFKRCDVLPALKTGREDIRHSRSTSKPTGPLKSVPFTKASSELAYSSLVDVNSPPMDFKIPEGKLRRSSSLTRIYSTENASSEKHSNAQIFKDEVVVTDLLWHYIKQNYKSDIDSWCSSIVLMEEKQNGKITLKLKATNKTVLTLTKERLQLLCWKEDIIVTSSCFDYTTLGVKGPTDIALDEWCNLFRKCSKKVCVKLEEDKLVLIYPKEIQVHVVEEYSQHIERKTKSTRDYKMPDDGQSLHLKDKFEFSGNNLSENYIAELKHKQSSEDNFFSKPNLGPLSVNLGGEYMSQINKNQAGKYLADQTYSLVGTEPFQGIDHGNKAFFDNPVPAFLGEKSPHPKKQKDFSEDPKSSLSSEVPQTDLSTPRKYFEDLKTEVKAYDHGLYNSDVTQGIDFSPPNETDLEARYDDQAISTEGHIAQYQNSSSQLRIPAVGQESEIMDSVCVQCKNSGKTIQTSSGQNLCYKCYLTSEVSAMNDTATGKGSLRASMTQSRMSLRLPGYERDTSLKIIYNVPDGVQGAGDPKPGCQYKGGKFEAFLPDNREGNKLLTLLQRALQEGLIFHIRTSETGDKVTWYKIPHKTSPDGGKQKNGYPDLAYMKSTIALLKHNGIE, from the exons ATGGAAAGGAAAAGGCTGAGAGTAGATGGAATTCCGACTGACATCCCAGCTGGACGTGCAAAGGATAAACTCACCATACATTTCCTGAGGAGCAGAAATGGGGGAGGAGAGCTGGAAAGCATCGACATTATACAGGGAAATCCAACTTATGCCATTGTTACGTTTGAAGATGATGAAG TGGTTCAGCGCGTTCTGAGAATTGAAGATCACATTTTGCAAGTCAATGACAAAATCTACAACCTTGTGGTCAGCGAGGTTACTGTCAAGCTGGAGCTAGAGGAG gtGTTTCAGAAGCTGTCGTTGACTGTAAACTACAAAAATTTCCCAGAAAGCTGTAGAAGTCTTCTGAAGAACTTGAAACAGACTCGTAAGGCTGTGAAGTTTGACTTTGATGAAAAATTTATGATGTGTACTATAAGTGGGCCATATACAGAGATTCAGACCTTGGCACAGGAAATCTTAAGTAAATTAGAAGTTGGACATACAAACTTACAGCAAATCTCATCAGATACGCGAAGGAAAGCCAAGAGTGACCGTCTTAAAAATTCTGAGCCTCAAGATCTACCACAACACTTGCATCAAAGATCTGTGCCTCCTTACGGAAGTGCAGACGAAGTAAGATATATTCCGCAGACTGAGTCCTTAGAGCAGCTACAAGAACCATTTGTGTGGGATTCTGATATCTTCAAATACATACAAAAATTCCACAATTTGGAGTATCAGGAGATACTAAACAGATATCATGTTCGAGCAGTGGATGAAAGTGCAGAAGAAATCACCACAATTTATCTTCAGCCTGTAAAAGTGGGTAAAAACCATCTGGCAGACTTGAGATCTGCACGATCCAAGCTCATGGGTCTTTATCAAGGCTTAGAGCTACTTCTTCGGAAGGAGCAGATAGACAAGAGAGATGTTTATGAAGATCAGGACTTTAGGGTACTGTTACGAGACTTACAAAAACTATTTCCTATGCTTCTTTGTCACGATGATGACCGATATCTGTACCTTATTGGAAATGGGGTTGATGTGGCTCAAGGGAAACAGCACATCAGTGATTTAAAACTGAAGGTTGACAGGCCATCAAGTTATGTAGACACACAACTTAAGGTTAGTGGGACAGTTACAATGTCAGAAGGTGTATCCCATTCTTTGTCCCCCAATTACAAGCATGAAAGCAAAGTTGGAAGCAGGATAGCTGCCTCATTTAGCGGTCCCACAACACATAGCTCATACGGAACAAAGTCCCACATAGATGAAAAATACCTGATATCAAATAGTCCGCTACTAGATCGTGAAAGAGAGCCACCTTATGACAGGACATCTCTCAGATCTGAAATTACAAGTGCCCTTCTTAAGAATGAAGATTTTAGTCTTTCCCAAGCAGAAGAGAAATCAGAAAGCAAGACCATGCCATCGTTCAAAAGATGTGATGTACTCCCAGCCCTAAAAACTGGCAGAGAAGATATAAGGCACAGCAGAAGCACCTCTAAACCCACAGGTCCACTCAAATCTGTCCCATTTACTAAAGCATCAAGTGAACTAGCCTACTCTAGCCTGGTAGATGTGAACTCGCCACCCATGGACTTTAAAATACCGGAAGGTAAACTTAGAAGATCCAGTAGTTTAACCCGTATCTATTCAACAGAGAATGCCTCTTCTGAGAAACACAGCAATGCACAGATATTCAAAGATGAAGTTGTTGTGACTGATTTGCTGTGGCATTatattaaacaaaattataaATCTGACATCGATAGTTGGTGTTCTTCAATTGTGTTGATGGAGGAGAAGCAAAATGGGAAAATTACCTTAAAGCTGAAGGCAACTAACAAAACTGTTTTGACTTTAACAAAGGAAAGGCTTCAGCTATTATGTTGGAAAGAGGACATAATTGTAACCAGCTCTTGCTTTGACTATACCACACTTGGGGTTAAAGGTCCAACCGACATTGCGCTAGATGAGTGGTGCAATCTGTTCCGTAAATGCTCTAAAAAAGTATGTGTTAAGCTAGAGGAAGATAAACTGGTCCTTATATATCCCAAAGAAATTCAGGTACATGTTGTAGAAGAGTACAGTCAGCACATAGAACGCAAAACGAAGTCAACTAGGGATTATAAGATGCCAGATGATGGTCAGTCTTTACATCTAAAAGACAAATTTGAGTTCTCTGGCAATAACCTGTCTGAAAATTATATTGCAGAGTTGAAGCATAAGCAAAGCTCAGAAGACAATTTTTTCAGCAAACCAAACCTTGGACCTTTATCTGTTAATTTAGGAGGTGAATATATGTCTCAAATTAACAAGAATCAAGCTGGAAAATATCTAGCAGATCAGACATATTCCCTGGTTGGAACAGAGCCATTCCAAGGAATTGACCATGGAAACAAAGCCTTTTTTGACAATCCGGTACCAGCTTTCCTAGGTGAAAAGTCTCCTCATCCCAAAAAACAGAAAGATTTTAGTGAGGACCCAAAAAGTAGCTTGTCATCCGAGGTGCCTCAAACTGATCTTTCTACTCCAAGAAAATATTTTGAAGATCTGAAGACAGAAGTGAAAGCTTATGATCATGGTCTTTATAACAGCGACGTAACACAAGGAATTGACTTCTCTCCACCTAATGAGACTGATTTGGAAGCACGTTATGATGACCAGGCCATCTCTACAGAGGGTCACATAGCACAGTATCAGAACAGTTCATCTCAGCTGCGGATTCCTGCAGTTGGCCAAGAATCAGAGATAATGGATTCAGTTTGTGTCCAGTGTAAGAACAGtggcaaaacaattcaaacatcatCTGGTCAGAATCTGTGTTATAAATGTTATCTAACATCTGAGGTCTCTGCTATGAATGATACAGCAACAGGCAAAGGTAGCTTGAGAGCCTCCATGACTCAATCAAGAATGAGCCTTCGTTTACCTGGGTATGAGCGAGATACTTCTTTGAAGATAATATATAACGTTCCGGATGGAGTCCAAGGG gcTGGAGATCCTAAACCAGGATGCCAGTACAAAGGTGGCAAGTTTGAAGCATTCCTGCCAGATAATCGAGAGGGGAACAAGCTTCTTACACTGCTCCAGAGGGCCCTGCAGGAAGGCCTCATATTTCACATCAGGACATCTGAAACAGGAGATAAAGTCACATGGTACAAAATTCCTCATAAAACCTCCCCGGATGGAGGAAAGCAAAA GAATGGATACCCAGATTTGGCATACATGAAATCTACTATTGCTCTCCTGAAGCATAATGGCATTGAATAA
- the LOC121003095 gene encoding uncharacterized protein LOC121003095 isoform X2: protein MMCTISGPYTEIQTLAQEILSKLEVGHTNLQQISSDTRRKAKSDRLKNSEPQDLPQHLHQRSVPPYGSADEVRYIPQTESLEQLQEPFVWDSDIFKYIQKFHNLEYQEILNRYHVRAVDESAEEITTIYLQPVKVGKNHLADLRSARSKLMGLYQGLELLLRKEQIDKRDVYEDQDFRVLLRDLQKLFPMLLCHDDDRYLYLIGNGVDVAQGKQHISDLKLKVDRPSSYVDTQLKVSGTVTMSEGVSHSLSPNYKHESKVGSRIAASFSGPTTHSSYGTKSHIDEKYLISNSPLLDREREPPYDRTSLRSEITSALLKNEDFSLSQAEEKSESKTMPSFKRCDVLPALKTGREDIRHSRSTSKPTGPLKSVPFTKASSELAYSSLVDVNSPPMDFKIPEGKLRRSSSLTRIYSTENASSEKHSNAQIFKDEVVVTDLLWHYIKQNYKSDIDSWCSSIVLMEEKQNGKITLKLKATNKTVLTLTKERLQLLCWKEDIIVTSSCFDYTTLGVKGPTDIALDEWCNLFRKCSKKVCVKLEEDKLVLIYPKEIQVHVVEEYSQHIERKTKSTRDYKMPDDGQSLHLKDKFEFSGNNLSENYIAELKHKQSSEDNFFSKPNLGPLSVNLGGEYMSQINKNQAGKYLADQTYSLVGTEPFQGIDHGNKAFFDNPVPAFLGEKSPHPKKQKDFSEDPKSSLSSEVPQTDLSTPRKYFEDLKTEVKAYDHGLYNSDVTQGIDFSPPNETDLEARYDDQAISTEGHIAQYQNSSSQLRIPAVGQESEIMDSVCVQCKNSGKTIQTSSGQNLCYKCYLTSEVSAMNDTATGKGSLRASMTQSRMSLRLPGYERDTSLKIIYNVPDGVQGAGDPKPGCQYKGGKFEAFLPDNREGNKLLTLLQRALQEGLIFHIRTSETGDKVTWYKIPHKTSPDGGKQKNGYPDLAYMKSTIALLKHNGIE, encoded by the exons ATGATGTGTACTATAAGTGGGCCATATACAGAGATTCAGACCTTGGCACAGGAAATCTTAAGTAAATTAGAAGTTGGACATACAAACTTACAGCAAATCTCATCAGATACGCGAAGGAAAGCCAAGAGTGACCGTCTTAAAAATTCTGAGCCTCAAGATCTACCACAACACTTGCATCAAAGATCTGTGCCTCCTTACGGAAGTGCAGACGAAGTAAGATATATTCCGCAGACTGAGTCCTTAGAGCAGCTACAAGAACCATTTGTGTGGGATTCTGATATCTTCAAATACATACAAAAATTCCACAATTTGGAGTATCAGGAGATACTAAACAGATATCATGTTCGAGCAGTGGATGAAAGTGCAGAAGAAATCACCACAATTTATCTTCAGCCTGTAAAAGTGGGTAAAAACCATCTGGCAGACTTGAGATCTGCACGATCCAAGCTCATGGGTCTTTATCAAGGCTTAGAGCTACTTCTTCGGAAGGAGCAGATAGACAAGAGAGATGTTTATGAAGATCAGGACTTTAGGGTACTGTTACGAGACTTACAAAAACTATTTCCTATGCTTCTTTGTCACGATGATGACCGATATCTGTACCTTATTGGAAATGGGGTTGATGTGGCTCAAGGGAAACAGCACATCAGTGATTTAAAACTGAAGGTTGACAGGCCATCAAGTTATGTAGACACACAACTTAAGGTTAGTGGGACAGTTACAATGTCAGAAGGTGTATCCCATTCTTTGTCCCCCAATTACAAGCATGAAAGCAAAGTTGGAAGCAGGATAGCTGCCTCATTTAGCGGTCCCACAACACATAGCTCATACGGAACAAAGTCCCACATAGATGAAAAATACCTGATATCAAATAGTCCGCTACTAGATCGTGAAAGAGAGCCACCTTATGACAGGACATCTCTCAGATCTGAAATTACAAGTGCCCTTCTTAAGAATGAAGATTTTAGTCTTTCCCAAGCAGAAGAGAAATCAGAAAGCAAGACCATGCCATCGTTCAAAAGATGTGATGTACTCCCAGCCCTAAAAACTGGCAGAGAAGATATAAGGCACAGCAGAAGCACCTCTAAACCCACAGGTCCACTCAAATCTGTCCCATTTACTAAAGCATCAAGTGAACTAGCCTACTCTAGCCTGGTAGATGTGAACTCGCCACCCATGGACTTTAAAATACCGGAAGGTAAACTTAGAAGATCCAGTAGTTTAACCCGTATCTATTCAACAGAGAATGCCTCTTCTGAGAAACACAGCAATGCACAGATATTCAAAGATGAAGTTGTTGTGACTGATTTGCTGTGGCATTatattaaacaaaattataaATCTGACATCGATAGTTGGTGTTCTTCAATTGTGTTGATGGAGGAGAAGCAAAATGGGAAAATTACCTTAAAGCTGAAGGCAACTAACAAAACTGTTTTGACTTTAACAAAGGAAAGGCTTCAGCTATTATGTTGGAAAGAGGACATAATTGTAACCAGCTCTTGCTTTGACTATACCACACTTGGGGTTAAAGGTCCAACCGACATTGCGCTAGATGAGTGGTGCAATCTGTTCCGTAAATGCTCTAAAAAAGTATGTGTTAAGCTAGAGGAAGATAAACTGGTCCTTATATATCCCAAAGAAATTCAGGTACATGTTGTAGAAGAGTACAGTCAGCACATAGAACGCAAAACGAAGTCAACTAGGGATTATAAGATGCCAGATGATGGTCAGTCTTTACATCTAAAAGACAAATTTGAGTTCTCTGGCAATAACCTGTCTGAAAATTATATTGCAGAGTTGAAGCATAAGCAAAGCTCAGAAGACAATTTTTTCAGCAAACCAAACCTTGGACCTTTATCTGTTAATTTAGGAGGTGAATATATGTCTCAAATTAACAAGAATCAAGCTGGAAAATATCTAGCAGATCAGACATATTCCCTGGTTGGAACAGAGCCATTCCAAGGAATTGACCATGGAAACAAAGCCTTTTTTGACAATCCGGTACCAGCTTTCCTAGGTGAAAAGTCTCCTCATCCCAAAAAACAGAAAGATTTTAGTGAGGACCCAAAAAGTAGCTTGTCATCCGAGGTGCCTCAAACTGATCTTTCTACTCCAAGAAAATATTTTGAAGATCTGAAGACAGAAGTGAAAGCTTATGATCATGGTCTTTATAACAGCGACGTAACACAAGGAATTGACTTCTCTCCACCTAATGAGACTGATTTGGAAGCACGTTATGATGACCAGGCCATCTCTACAGAGGGTCACATAGCACAGTATCAGAACAGTTCATCTCAGCTGCGGATTCCTGCAGTTGGCCAAGAATCAGAGATAATGGATTCAGTTTGTGTCCAGTGTAAGAACAGtggcaaaacaattcaaacatcatCTGGTCAGAATCTGTGTTATAAATGTTATCTAACATCTGAGGTCTCTGCTATGAATGATACAGCAACAGGCAAAGGTAGCTTGAGAGCCTCCATGACTCAATCAAGAATGAGCCTTCGTTTACCTGGGTATGAGCGAGATACTTCTTTGAAGATAATATATAACGTTCCGGATGGAGTCCAAGGG gcTGGAGATCCTAAACCAGGATGCCAGTACAAAGGTGGCAAGTTTGAAGCATTCCTGCCAGATAATCGAGAGGGGAACAAGCTTCTTACACTGCTCCAGAGGGCCCTGCAGGAAGGCCTCATATTTCACATCAGGACATCTGAAACAGGAGATAAAGTCACATGGTACAAAATTCCTCATAAAACCTCCCCGGATGGAGGAAAGCAAAA GAATGGATACCCAGATTTGGCATACATGAAATCTACTATTGCTCTCCTGAAGCATAATGGCATTGAATAA